CGAAAAGGAGTACCTTGCCTCCGTTCGGGAGCGCCTTCTTGATCTCATCGCCGGCCGCCCGCCCGGCGTTGTAGTTGTCGGTGCCGACGTAGCAGATGCGTTCCGACTTAGGCGCGTCCGAGTCCATGCAGATGAGGTTGACGGATCGCGCGGCGGTGTTGAGCACGTCAGTCTGGTTGGCGGGGTCGCGCGGCGAGATGGCGATGCCCGTTACGCCCTTCACGAGGAGGTCCTCGATGATCTGCTTCTGCTCGGCCGAAGTTCCCTGCGGCGGCATCCGGAACTCGCACTTGACGTTGAAATCCTTCTCGCCCGCCGCTACTCCGGCCTTGGCGATCATCCAGAAATCAGACACGTTGTTCGTGACGAACGCGACGGACGGAACGTCGCCCTTCCCCCCGGTCTGCTTGCCGCACGAGAGAGCGGACAGCGCCAGTAGGCATGCAAGGATCCAGAGACAGATTCGCTTCATGGTTTCCTCCGAGGATTGGAAAATGCGTCGGCGAATGAGGACGCCGCCGGTATGCCCGCGATAGTCTTATGCCCGAGGCCGGGGAATTCCTGCACGTGATCCCCCACGCTCTAATCCATCTTGAGAGCGCCGGATTTCAGCCCGTCGGCGATCTCCTGGGGCACGCTGACCGGCGAAACGGCGTACTTAGGCCCGGCCTCCGTGCGGCTCGCCGCGATCTGCTTGATCCACTGCTCGTCCCGGCGTTTAGGGAAGTCGGAACGGTAGTGTGTGCCGCGGCTCTCCTCCCGCAATTTCGCCGCCCCCGCGATCACCTGCCCGAGGTCGAGCAGGTTCCTCAACTCGAGGAACTCGCGCAGGTTCCATGGGCGCGACCGTTTCAGCCTCGAGGTCATGCGGGTGAGTATGCGGTTTGCCTCCGAGAGCCCCTGGGCGTCGCGTGCGACCGACGCATAGCTCCACATCGCCGCCTTCAGGCCTTCGACTTCGTTGGCCCAGTCTCCGCCGGGATCGGGCGGCACGGCCGACAGCGTCCGAAGCTGTCGTTCCGCCGCGGCCCTGACGAGGTCGGCCTCGTCAACGAACTTCTGCTCGGCTGCATAGCGGGCAGCCTCCGTGCCCGCGATCGCGCCGAACACCTGGCAGTCCGCCAGCGCGTTCCCTCCGGGCCGGTCCGCGCCGTGCTGTCCGCCCGCCGCTTCGCCGCACGCGAAGAGCCCCGCGATGTCGGCGGCTGCCCTCTCGTCAATCAGTACCCCGCCGTTGAAATGCTGGATGCTCGGAGCGAACTCGACCGGCTCCTTCCGGATGTCAATCCCCTTCGCGAGCAGGTGCTCAAACGGCACCCTCGCTTTCGACTCGATCTCGGACGCCGGGTTGTGGGAGATGTCCATCATCACCCCTCCGTGAGGCCCGGGCCGACCATGCTTCATCTCCTCGGCGATCGCGAGATCAACATACATCGAATCGTTCCTCACGCTGAACGGGAACGACACACCCTTGAGGTGCAGGGCTGCCTCGACGTCAATCCCCTCCGGCACGCGCTCGCGCAGAAACTCGTTGCCGTCGCCGTTCAAGACCCTGGGGTTCATCCTCCAGAATACGCCCGAGAGCGCGAACTTCACCGGGTGAACGATGCACGGCCCGATCTGGATGAACTCCATGTTCACGAGCCGCGCCCCCGCTCGGTAGGCCATCGCCATGCCGTCTCCCGTCATTCCGTCGGGAAAAACGTTGAACCAGTAGAGATCGCCCGGCCCGCCCGTCGAGATCACGACCGACGGAGCGGTGAAGCGGACCATCCGGCCCCCGTGCTGATTGATGCCCCAGCAGCCGACGATCCGTCTCGGCGTGGACTCGCTCACGACCAGGTCTACCGCCATAACGCCGTCCACGAAGCGTGTGCCGATGCCCCGCGCCTTCGACAGGAGAGCCCGCATGATCTCCGGTCCGGTCTCGGCGCCCTTCCCACAGGCCCTGGGGAACCTCGCGCCGTCGGAAAGAATCTGCACGAAACGCCCGTCGGTCTTGTCGAAACTCGCGCCGTATCGCTCTAGGTCCATCAGCCGCTCCGGCGCCTCATCCGCTATTCTGCGGGCGAGTTCCGGCCGGGCGACGAGCGCGCCCTTGATCATGATGTCCAGCCAGTGCTCGTGCGGGGAGTCGCCTGAGTCGGCGTGGCCGAACGCCGCGCCGTAAGCCATCCAGTCCGATGCGGAATTCTGAGTGCAGCCGCTCTCTCCGGCCGCGCCCTTCTCGACGACGACCACGTCCGCTCCCGCTTCCCGGGC
This genomic stretch from Armatimonadota bacterium harbors:
- a CDS encoding FAD-dependent oxidoreductase: METEYQSDVLIIGAGSAGLRAAIAAREAGADVVVVEKGAAGESGCTQNSASDWMAYGAAFGHADSGDSPHEHWLDIMIKGALVARPELARRIADEAPERLMDLERYGASFDKTDGRFVQILSDGARFPRACGKGAETGPEIMRALLSKARGIGTRFVDGVMAVDLVVSESTPRRIVGCWGINQHGGRMVRFTAPSVVISTGGPGDLYWFNVFPDGMTGDGMAMAYRAGARLVNMEFIQIGPCIVHPVKFALSGVFWRMNPRVLNGDGNEFLRERVPEGIDVEAALHLKGVSFPFSVRNDSMYVDLAIAEEMKHGRPGPHGGVMMDISHNPASEIESKARVPFEHLLAKGIDIRKEPVEFAPSIQHFNGGVLIDERAAADIAGLFACGEAAGGQHGADRPGGNALADCQVFGAIAGTEAARYAAEQKFVDEADLVRAAAERQLRTLSAVPPDPGGDWANEVEGLKAAMWSYASVARDAQGLSEANRILTRMTSRLKRSRPWNLREFLELRNLLDLGQVIAGAAKLREESRGTHYRSDFPKRRDEQWIKQIAASRTEAGPKYAVSPVSVPQEIADGLKSGALKMD